Part of the Anomaloglossus baeobatrachus isolate aAnoBae1 chromosome 1, aAnoBae1.hap1, whole genome shotgun sequence genome, tgagcagggctcaagttgcacaataatggcatgtttccttgcatatactcatatatctgtgtgtcctcctctttttccttgtccagctcttttgttttcgcatgagtatatgtccttgtcactttcccatgtgttgtgagttgtttgtgaccttttggacacctttgagggtgttttctaggtgtttttctgtgtttgtgattgcctgccattgtttcctatgcagttcgagttcggttcgtcgaacgttcgacgaaccgaactcgaacgggaggtccgttcggcgaaccaacctcgagccgaaccgcgaccggttcgctcatctctagttctcacacgtgaggctttttggatatttcatttgggaactggaatacccaatggtcttaatctgagacgagatgtcatgtttcattattaaatcttattaaatcttggtagatcATGTTCACTtgtacatttcggatgatagaaaaaataattttttttttttcttttttatgcgGAATTTTAAGATTAAAAATTCttcttttatgtatatatatatatatatatatatatatatatataagagatttatatattttttattgttgaatttttgtattgttgttttGTATATTATCTACCCCAtgttggtgtgtcgccctgggcaagccaggggacacaggtcacaacaccaccacaccccacactccaggtaggcacaccatgctaaccagaaatccttgttgccttcctccaggagtctgttggtgcacaccagggggtgggccaggcggttggctccgcccaccgaggagctcacaactctggaggcaggaagttccaggcagagtagcccaggcagggcttgagtaaacagcagtttagcccggggagggcaagagtaaacaacggagttgagtgaggagcagataagagaagtgaaagaggaggaaagaagagtagaaaaggaggaaagcaagaagtggtggcagcgcagagagtgtgcaaagcctgagagcccagctttgtgtagggccagaacagcaaggtcagcgacggcggtgactgtccggagggggaccgtttggaagttcctggaaggaccccgttggctgtgtgcccagtggtctggagcagtgttccgaaggacagtcagcaccagggcaggggcctctcggaccccggcaaggctaggagtcgccaaatttgccgaatccgtcagtgaaggggacgtagatcccccaacaaccaagtcccgattgacggcaacagcccgaccattaccggggagacaccgccaccgccagggcaccagtttccccaggaccagcgcctgcgggcaaagtgcagagctcctccggcccagattgcagtcggggagcgggtaaccggagggaatccaccgctaccatcagacaacacaggtgcaaggaagagggacatcaccgtcacctaccgggagtgcaggtgcagccgtctgtgggaccgtcctaccagccgtttggtttaccgtacaaactgtgtccgtgtctcaggctgagtgagtaccacagtgccgcgaggcacagcgctgcccccgcgtccctgcgcccaccaggccccgcacctcacaacccatcaccgggtcccgggatcaccaacccctacccacggaggggcaacacaacacctggctgctcccatcaccatccccgggatccccatccagagcagcggtggtgcaatcaccacaaccgtgggtggcgtcacgaactataacaatccccacacccaaccacaatttccctttcactcacgggcgaggagtgccgctcgagaaaccccgggatccggcccacagctcgagccaccactgagcagctgccggacccgagcagaaggggtgagcacggtgtgctgacaccctcctccccgcccgcgacaacttggcgtcacgaacaggatcttaccgctctgccgtctggtagaggtgcgccttgttaccgccggaggtatccggcagaaaaatttcagaagccgccatctttggcgcgaaaagttcccgctcgagcgtcttctcgagcagtagaggcgcgaaggccaaaaccccgccccgagagaggaggggccggaaagagctaagggggacgcgatggcggctggcggcatgtagtcgccgctataaaagcaaggacgccaggaccttgccagaaaaccgttcctggaagcaaacagaaaagacaccatgtggatgccgtcccgaagcaccgtggcccccgcatcgggaaccgcagcgtgggtggagatccggaccgcgcagctccacctaaggctgcaggtcaagatgcagctcctcttggaggagtgggagaccgacatggcggatgttatagccaccgtgcggagacgcgaggaggaagcggaggaagggagggtgagtgacccacgcccctatgtcccggagggactggtcgctgcggctgagggacccggtccaagccctctccccccgttgcctccctcgccacccgtctcgggggccgtgaccccgccactaggcccgctaccaccgccaccggtagcgatacccagcccgtccgccccagcggaccgacctgtagccggagcccgtagcaaaccggaggcattgccttggaaggccccgaagattgtgccagagacagtccccgagcagattcccgagccggagccgatgacccgctccgagccgaaggcccaactgcggaaagcccctgtgcccatcccccacacctcggctgagatggcggtgggttgttgctgcaaggcagcgcccaaggccatgacaccgcgggatacgctacccaccttcctgacagtgggtaacgtgctggatgtcccgcggggctcaacccgtgcgccggagctggcagcagctccatactgggacagggagccgacaaagctgggcctggagatcgcggagagggagcgaaggaaagccaagctggtggcccgagccataagggAAAAGAAAACCtgtggcaagcgaccttccgtgttcggggcccgttctacgaggggcaggtgaggcggtttgatgtccgccggggctacggattcatatacgaaccgggcctggaggccgaggtgtttgtagcccggcgggatgtgaatgcccacctgcccgaggagcatcctggccgcaatctcataccgggagacatggtgcgttacacccggcactgcggagagagggggtggtttgccctggatgtaaggctgaggggcagcccggagagcaaggtgagctctgcaccccctccctcggatgaagcagcaaaaggaccggagtagggcagcggatgcccgttgcaccgtccccgtggggaccaccagaagtttgagttgtttgttgaaaaagttttgaaagttctgatgatgatgaaaatgataattTACCGAGTTttaacctgatttgtttgttgatttgcaaccggctgcagccggcaccgttgtccccgtggggaccgtttaaaatacatgggaactatccatggacaagcccgtgaacttgcagggcaccacaaacgttaagtggcttgtaaatatgttggttaccgttaccgttttccgcaatgccgcctccggagaggcaggttggagggagggccctgagcagagcaggccagggcccagccaccaaaggaaccggtggctaccctctggagggaaggacagatcccgctcgggtaccgtgtgctggactgtgggtcaaggggtgctgcctgggctttaggggcagcatcagggccaggttgcttgggtgggagagagcggaaaccgtagccgtaaaccgttgcaacgttaaaagtaaatgtgcctcccgtctagggaagagttttgattaaaaatgttatctatgtttgtttaaccctgttatcccctttttacagaaaaataaaaccggtgtaggacggcagcccgcggacggtctgcattttgctaagggggaatgtgtcgccctgggcaagccaggggacacaggtcacaacaccaccacaccccacactccaggtaggcacaccatgctaaccagaaatccttgttgccttcctccaggagtctgttggtgcacaccagggggtgggccaggcggttggctccgcccaccgaggagctcacaactctggaggcaggaagttccaggcagagtagcccaggcagggcttgagtaaacagcagtttagcccggggagggcaagagtaaacaacggagttgagtgaggagcagataagagaagtgaaagaggaggaaagaagagtagaaaaggaggaaagcaagaagtggtggcagcgcagagagtgtgcaaagcctgagagcccagctttgtgtagggccagaacagcaaggtcagcgacggcggtgactgtccggagggggaccgtttggaagttcctggaaggaccccgttggctgtgtgcccggtggtctggagcagtgttccgaaggacagtcagcaccagggcaggggcctctcggaccctggcaaggctaggagtcgctaaatttgccgaatccgtcagtgaaggggacgtagatcccccaacaaccaagtcccgattgacggcaacagcccgaccattaccggggagacaccgccaccgccagggcaccagtttccccagggccagcgcctgcgggcaaagtgcagagctcctccggcccagattgcagtcggggagcgggtaaccggagggaatccaccgctaccatcagacaacacaggtgcaaggaagagggacatcaccgtcacctaccgggagtgcaggtgcagccgtctgtgggaccgtcctaccagccgtttggtttaccgtacaaactgtgtccgtgtctcaggctgagtgagtaccacagtgccgcgaggcacagcgctgctcccgcgtccctgcgcccaccaggccccgcacctcacaacccatcaccgggtcccgggatcaccaacccctacccacggaggggcaacacaacacctggctgctcccatcaccatccccgggatccccatccagagcagcggtggtgcaatcaccacaaccgtgggtggcgtcacgaactataacaatccccacacccaaccacaatttccctttcactcacgggcgaggagtgccgctcgagaaaccccgggatccggcccacagctcgagccaccactgagcagctgccggacccgagcagaaggggtgagcgcggtgtgctgacaccctcctccccgcctgcgacattggcacatgtgttttctgattaagcacactcctcccattggtaggagtgagtttaaatacttGTGAGCAAGATCTATTCACTTAGGCTTGACAaaaaacgcaggcagcgttcgaaatgcGTAGCCTCATgccacatatgggctccctatttttgtcattgtgtcatTTTTCACGTCCTTAAaaaaattgcagcagttttactattattccggaagctggacatATTTTCTTCTCTTTCATTTAACAACCACATACAGCTTGAGTTCACAATATAATAGTAAAAGAAGCTACAAGTGAGAACATAGGGGTTGATTGATTTCATGACCCCAAAAGATTTTTCAAATaccataaaaaacatttttttctagaaTCACTGATGaaggcttaacactagaagtcccaggaatttcgaactccatagggtttcaatggtagaaatgttaaatgacccctctctgggacttctagtgttaaaatgaaCCCAGATCTATTTTGGATGATTTAGTTCTGCAGACATCGGTCACACGGGATTTGTGTCACAGACATGTGGACATAGAAGGACTTACGAAACTTCTGTGTTTATTTTCTGCAGAAAACTTAGTTTCACCAGTGCTCATGTAGTGTAATGACCTCAGCGGTTTCTTTGTTCTTCAGTGGAATCGGAGTGAATATTTTCTCACGCTATGGGTCTTATGTAAACTCCTTACATCTATAAGTGGGGGCTTCCAGGAGGCAGCAGCAATCACTCTGAGCTGAAACCCTCATCCTGAAACAGACcaagaagcccaaaatgagcaagatcGAGCTGTTTGCTACAGAAGGCTTTGGTGGAGATGAAGTTAAAATCTTGTCGGACATAAAGGACTTTAAATCTGTGTCCAACATCGAAGAAGTGAAGTCCATTAAAGTATCGGATGGGATCTGGATCGTGTTTTCTGAAGTCGACTACAAAGGAGAGATCGCTGTGTACAAGGAAGGAGACTACAGCCATGGCATAAAGATCCCAAGAATCGGCTCGTTGAGAAAGTTACCTGGTGGTTTGGAGGACCACATTATTACAGTCTACCCGGACACGGACTTTAAGGTGGACTGTCAAATCTTTAAAGGTGAATCTTACAAAAAAGTTGCCTTCAGAGTCTTTTCTCATGAGGTGGAGAAAGGTGTTTGGCTTCTTTATGATGATACTGATTTTGGAGGAAATAGTATTGTCAGCGTCATTGGAGATAAATTTCCGAATGAAATCGCAAAAGCCTTGAATGGACCTGTGAAGTCTTTGAAAGCCTACACATCCTATGAGTAACCATAAGAAAGATGGAAGCCAGGAAATCCACCAGTGTTGAGATCTATGTCATCGGCTTACTGGATCACTGCCTGCCTAACCTGCATCCATCTCCAGGGCCTCCATGGAAGAATGTTCCTGACACCACCCGAGCAGATGGGAGATTTTGTGTTCTTAATTATTCAAGTTTGGTCACTTCTGTGGGGTGAACTGTTCTAGGCTAGATGTATGGTTCCTTCATTTGGTATCCAAGAGAAGTTAGTCATTGTTTCATGTCAAACTGATCAGAGCCCTATTTTCTGTTAAATGTGGATTGTCTGTTAATTATGCATTTCCTCAGCGCCTTTGACAACATAATTAAGGGGCAAATTATGCCATCAGATTGAACTAGCAACCAATGAGACAACAGCCATGTCTATTAATCCTGTGAAACCTAATACCCTGAAATGTGAACTGAGGGATATAAAAGGGGCTTTACTTCTGTCACAATGTTGATATTATAcaagacttcagcctaggatccacggttccagctggaggataacaaaactgcttcactgctcaaagcTAAGCCCAAAATCTCACTTGGagaactcaggttgggacaattagGTGGCCTAGCGGCATACTTTGCTGTGCTcaatcagcttcctaagcttgcctctatctcctctcagtgggtgcctgccaaaagcggggtgctgctggctgggatagttggccctggaagcacTGAAGTCACAGAGACTCTAATCCCTGGcgggccagtggaagggtgagactgtcACTTGTATTACCTTGTGTTTTACTGGGAATGTACTATATGTCTTTGCCTGTTGGTGactaataaagtcttaccaatgtgtggtt contains:
- the LOC142265786 gene encoding epidermal differentiation-specific protein-like, producing the protein MSKIELFATEGFGGDEVKILSDIKDFKSVSNIEEVKSIKVSDGIWIVFSEVDYKGEIAVYKEGDYSHGIKIPRIGSLRKLPGGLEDHIITVYPDTDFKVDCQIFKGESYKKVAFRVFSHEVEKGVWLLYDDTDFGGNSIVSVIGDKFPNEIAKALNGPVKSLKAYTSYE